From a region of the Methanolinea sp. genome:
- a CDS encoding dihydropteroate synthase-like protein, which yields MRLLLPTGTATASIVRKAAEGMDADVVVTGEIASFLVPEQLRELVLGRDYDLVLVSGMSTASFDDIEKETGVPVYRGPRHAADLELILPLLSTVTLSRTVPADELLIERRRDEAMRKVMERETGAEFDYLIRGMKIGGTSRMKVLAEVMDAHREPDIAGRVKEYFSAGADIVDLGFGFDAVPADVERVFDTLSEVTGPLAVDTQDPALIAAALGRADLVLSLQEKNIPEIGSLLAEQGTGAVVVPGERSLAENIRAAEEAGISCIIADPLLPPAGSGLVEALGNFSAVGYPLFFGAGNVVELLDADSIGANALLAGMAMEVNAAVIFTSEHSDKTRGSIAEMRRATEMMVLSLGRPYPKDLGIDLLVIKEKRRRREPPVEYASLVPVVPMPREICYDPCGNFRIGVEGNEIVAVVHGKAYRGTSWADLFHTIQENGDVSLLDHAAYLGAELFKAGLAIRFGRSFEQDGPF from the coding sequence ATGCGCCTCCTCCTCCCCACCGGTACGGCGACCGCCTCCATCGTGAGAAAAGCGGCCGAAGGGATGGATGCCGACGTGGTGGTGACCGGCGAAATCGCCTCGTTCCTGGTCCCGGAGCAGCTGAGGGAACTGGTCCTGGGGAGGGACTACGACCTGGTGCTGGTCTCCGGTATGAGCACCGCGTCGTTTGACGACATTGAAAAGGAGACCGGGGTCCCGGTCTACCGCGGGCCACGCCACGCCGCCGACCTGGAACTCATCCTCCCGCTGCTTTCCACCGTGACCCTCTCCCGCACCGTGCCGGCCGACGAGCTGCTCATCGAACGCCGGCGGGATGAGGCGATGCGGAAGGTCATGGAGCGGGAAACGGGAGCGGAATTCGATTACCTCATCCGGGGGATGAAGATCGGAGGCACCTCGCGGATGAAGGTCCTTGCCGAGGTCATGGACGCCCACCGGGAGCCGGATATCGCTGGCCGGGTGAAGGAGTATTTCTCCGCGGGTGCGGACATCGTCGACCTCGGGTTCGGTTTCGATGCCGTTCCCGCGGATGTGGAACGGGTGTTTGATACACTTTCGGAAGTAACCGGGCCGCTCGCGGTGGATACCCAGGACCCGGCCCTTATCGCTGCGGCACTCGGACGGGCTGACCTCGTGCTGAGCCTGCAGGAGAAGAACATTCCGGAAATCGGGAGCCTCCTTGCGGAGCAGGGGACCGGTGCCGTGGTGGTCCCTGGAGAGCGATCGCTTGCCGAGAACATCCGGGCAGCGGAAGAGGCCGGCATCTCCTGCATCATCGCCGACCCGCTGCTCCCGCCCGCAGGGTCGGGACTGGTGGAGGCTCTCGGGAATTTTTCAGCGGTAGGATACCCGCTCTTCTTCGGTGCCGGCAACGTGGTCGAGCTCCTGGATGCCGATTCCATCGGGGCGAATGCATTGCTGGCCGGCATGGCAATGGAGGTGAACGCCGCGGTCATCTTTACAAGCGAGCACAGCGACAAGACCAGGGGATCGATAGCGGAGATGCGGCGGGCAACGGAGATGATGGTGCTTTCCCTCGGCAGGCCGTACCCGAAAGATCTCGGCATCGACCTCCTGGTAATCAAGGAGAAGCGGCGGCGGAGGGAGCCGCCGGTTGAGTACGCGAGCCTCGTCCCGGTTGTGCCCATGCCGCGGGAGATTTGCTATGATCCCTGCGGTAACTTCCGGATCGGGGTCGAGGGAAATGAGATCGTGGCGGTCGTACACGGGAAGGCTTACCGGGGCACTTCGTGGGCGGACCTGTTCCACACCATCCAGGAGAACGGGGACGTCTCGCTCCTTGACCATGCCGCGTACCTGGGTGCCGAGCTGTTCAAGGCCGGGCTGGCGATCCGCTTCGGACGGAGCTTCGAGCAGGACGGGCCGTTCTAG
- a CDS encoding Mov34/MPN/PAD-1 family protein, with protein MQIRGIRKDLLILLLQVGKEQHPNEYAGLLREKDGIIEELNLLPGTTSTGVSASLYLDMMPLDTHLAGSVHSHPNGVLIPSDADLSFFPRTGSYHLIVGFPYNEGDWACFRANGTPVELEVVG; from the coding sequence ATGCAGATACGGGGCATACGAAAGGATCTCCTCATCCTCCTGCTGCAGGTCGGCAAAGAGCAGCACCCGAACGAGTACGCCGGCCTGCTGCGGGAGAAGGACGGGATCATCGAGGAACTGAACCTCCTTCCCGGGACCACCAGTACCGGGGTCTCGGCGAGCCTGTACCTCGACATGATGCCGCTTGACACCCACCTTGCCGGGAGCGTCCACTCACATCCAAACGGCGTGCTCATCCCCTCGGATGCCGACCTCTCTTTCTTCCCCCGTACCGGGAGCTATCACCTCATCGTCGGCTTCCCTTACAACGAGGGGGACTGGGCCTGCTTCCGGGCCAACGGGACTCCGGTAGAGCTCGAGGTGGTGGGATGA
- a CDS encoding GDP-L-fucose synthase — translation MNYWDGKRILITGGAGFLGSHLVEELRRRGVRDSQIRIPRSRDADLRRREDCDRVVAGQDLVIHLAATVGGIGFNRDNPAVLFYDNALMGIHVIEAARLEGVEKCVVIGTICAYPKFTPVPFREEDLWNGYPEETNAPYGLAKKMLLVQAQTYREQYGFNAIYLLPVNLYGPRDNFDPAVSHVIPALIRKFVEAVDEGKESVEVWGTGSVSREFIYVKDAARGIAMATESYNGPEPVNLGSGKEIRIRDLVDLIAELTGFDGNIAWDTSKPDGQPRRCLDTSRAKREFGFEAAMEFREGLEETIAWYREIRKQNPA, via the coding sequence ATGAACTACTGGGATGGAAAGCGAATCCTGATCACGGGTGGGGCAGGTTTTCTTGGGTCGCATCTTGTAGAGGAGCTCCGGAGGAGGGGGGTTCGTGATTCCCAGATCCGGATACCCCGGAGCAGGGATGCCGACCTCCGGAGACGTGAGGATTGTGACCGGGTCGTGGCCGGGCAGGATCTCGTCATCCACCTGGCAGCTACGGTGGGGGGGATCGGCTTTAACCGGGACAACCCGGCGGTTCTCTTCTATGACAATGCCCTCATGGGCATCCATGTCATCGAGGCCGCCCGCCTGGAAGGGGTTGAAAAATGCGTGGTTATCGGCACGATCTGTGCCTATCCCAAGTTCACCCCGGTGCCGTTCCGCGAGGAAGATCTCTGGAACGGGTATCCCGAGGAGACGAATGCGCCCTACGGTCTTGCCAAGAAGATGCTCCTCGTCCAGGCGCAGACGTATCGCGAGCAGTACGGGTTCAATGCCATCTACCTCCTCCCGGTCAACCTGTACGGGCCGCGGGACAATTTCGACCCGGCAGTCTCGCATGTCATCCCGGCCCTCATCCGGAAATTTGTCGAGGCAGTGGATGAAGGTAAGGAGAGCGTGGAGGTCTGGGGGACCGGGTCGGTATCACGGGAGTTCATCTACGTGAAGGATGCCGCCCGGGGAATCGCCATGGCCACCGAATCCTATAACGGTCCAGAACCGGTGAACCTCGGGTCCGGGAAGGAGATCAGGATCAGGGACCTGGTGGATCTCATTGCCGAGCTGACCGGATTTGATGGAAACATCGCCTGGGATACATCAAAGCCCGACGGCCAGCCCCGGAGGTGTCTTGATACCTCGCGGGCGAAGCGGGAGTTCGGGTTCGAAGCGGCGATGGAGTTTCGCGAGGGACTGGAAGAGACCATCGCATGGTACAGGGAGATCCGGAAGCAGAACCCGGCGTGA
- a CDS encoding pyruvate synthase subunit beta, with protein sequence MTEIPKEEYILRCTSACAGCPSSLTLRYVLKAAGPDTVLVVPACCTSIIQGIYPNTAMNVPVYNVAFAAAAACASGMSEAFRKAGRNTNVIVYAGDGGTVDIGIQALSGAFERETDFLYICYDNEAYGNTGMQRSGSTPAGARTTTTPGGKVHAKKDLDSIVAAHNPPYMATACVAYPQDIFKKVRKALSIRGPSFIHVLSPCPPGWRFASDRTIEMGKLAVKSGMWILYEREYGKVTINGVSKAALKKPIPLEEYLAPQGRFKGINRQAIDSLISQRDRTAQRLQREEEGIC encoded by the coding sequence ATGACCGAGATCCCAAAAGAAGAGTATATTCTCCGGTGTACCTCGGCCTGTGCGGGGTGCCCCTCCTCGCTCACGCTGCGGTACGTGCTCAAGGCGGCCGGGCCCGATACCGTTCTCGTGGTCCCTGCCTGCTGCACGAGCATCATCCAGGGGATATACCCGAATACCGCCATGAATGTCCCGGTATACAACGTGGCCTTTGCTGCGGCAGCGGCATGCGCATCCGGGATGAGCGAGGCTTTCCGGAAGGCGGGCAGGAATACCAACGTGATCGTCTATGCAGGTGACGGCGGGACCGTGGACATCGGCATCCAGGCCCTGTCAGGGGCATTCGAACGGGAGACCGATTTCCTGTATATCTGCTACGACAACGAGGCATACGGGAACACCGGCATGCAGCGCTCCGGCTCGACACCGGCCGGTGCCCGCACCACCACCACCCCGGGCGGCAAGGTCCATGCCAAGAAAGACCTTGACAGCATCGTTGCCGCCCACAACCCGCCCTACATGGCGACCGCCTGTGTCGCCTACCCCCAGGATATCTTCAAAAAGGTCCGGAAGGCCCTCTCCATCCGGGGACCGTCGTTCATCCACGTCCTTTCCCCCTGTCCTCCGGGCTGGCGGTTTGCCTCCGACAGGACTATTGAGATGGGAAAACTCGCCGTGAAGTCCGGGATGTGGATCCTCTATGAACGGGAGTACGGGAAGGTCACCATCAACGGGGTCTCGAAAGCGGCACTGAAAAAGCCCATCCCGCTGGAGGAGTACCTGGCTCCCCAGGGGAGGTTCAAGGGGATCAACCGGCAGGCCATCGATTCCCTCATCTCCCAGCGGGACCGTACGGCGCAGCGGCTCCAGAGGGAGGAGGAAGGCATATGCTGA
- a CDS encoding FAD synthase translates to MRRVVATGTFDLLHTGHLYYLEESRRLGDVLYVIVARDANVKHKPRPIVPEDQRLKMVASLKPVDHAVLGDLHDMFRPIREIRPAVITIGFNQHFNEEKLRKELAAQGISAEVVRIGKYAGDTYCSSSLIIRQVLERYRDGNQ, encoded by the coding sequence ATGAGACGGGTGGTCGCGACCGGGACGTTTGATCTACTCCATACCGGGCACCTGTACTACCTCGAAGAGTCGCGGCGACTCGGCGACGTGCTGTACGTGATCGTTGCCCGGGACGCGAACGTGAAGCACAAGCCCCGGCCGATCGTCCCTGAGGATCAGCGGCTGAAGATGGTCGCCTCCCTAAAGCCGGTCGACCATGCCGTTCTCGGTGACCTCCACGACATGTTCCGGCCGATCCGGGAGATCCGGCCGGCGGTCATCACCATCGGGTTCAACCAGCACTTCAACGAGGAGAAGCTCCGGAAGGAACTGGCGGCACAGGGCATTTCTGCCGAGGTGGTCAGGATCGGGAAGTATGCCGGCGACACTTACTGCAGCTCGAGCCTGATCATCAGGCAGGTGCTCGAGCGGTACCGGGACGGGAATCAATAA
- the rfbD gene encoding dTDP-4-dehydrorhamnose reductase — protein sequence MKILVTGARGQLGQDIVRACTKRGFPVTAADSRTLDITDFALVRKYLQNHPWDILINCAAYNAVDQAEKDWRNAYQINGLGVRNLACAVNECSGVLVHYSSDYVFNGEMKRPYTIFDPPSPLNRYGESKLLGEQFVRDLSYRFFLIRVSWVFGKDNTNFAQKVVEWSRASKELKIVDDQVASPTYTADLAMATLDLIGSEQYGLYHITNSGYCSRYEWASAILDILGWDGTIIRASSEEFPLPAKRPRCSVLDNFGTREALGYDLPGWKDATARYLMEKFLS from the coding sequence TTGAAAATCCTGGTCACTGGAGCGAGGGGACAGCTGGGGCAGGATATCGTCCGGGCCTGCACAAAGCGGGGATTCCCGGTCACCGCGGCGGATTCAAGAACCCTGGATATCACCGACTTTGCCTTGGTTCGAAAATACCTTCAAAACCACCCGTGGGACATACTTATCAACTGTGCCGCATACAATGCCGTCGATCAGGCAGAAAAGGACTGGAGAAACGCGTACCAGATCAATGGTCTCGGCGTGAGAAACCTTGCCTGTGCGGTCAATGAATGCAGCGGGGTCCTGGTTCACTATTCCAGCGATTATGTTTTTAATGGGGAGATGAAGAGGCCCTATACTATTTTCGACCCCCCCTCTCCTCTGAACCGTTATGGAGAAAGCAAGCTGCTGGGCGAGCAATTTGTCCGGGATCTTTCCTACCGGTTTTTCCTCATACGGGTGAGCTGGGTCTTTGGAAAAGATAATACCAACTTCGCACAGAAAGTGGTCGAATGGAGCAGGGCCTCAAAGGAATTAAAAATCGTCGATGACCAGGTGGCATCTCCCACGTATACCGCTGATCTTGCCATGGCAACCCTCGATCTCATCGGATCAGAACAATACGGACTCTATCACATCACCAACAGTGGGTACTGCTCCCGTTACGAATGGGCTTCTGCTATCCTGGATATACTTGGCTGGGACGGGACCATCATCAGGGCATCTTCTGAAGAATTTCCCCTCCCCGCAAAAAGACCCCGCTGCTCGGTGCTCGACAATTTCGGTACCCGTGAGGCGCTCGGATACGATCTTCCCGGCTGGAAGGATGCCACGGCAAGGTATCTCATGGAGAAATTTTTATCATGA
- a CDS encoding SAM-dependent methyltransferase codes for MPSPATGCLICGAPIEYFTEPEEMECLFCKEKHLSFSRCVNGHYVCDRCHRMGADDLIESTTIRSTSDNPFVIAEPLLESPAIKMHGPEHHFLVPAVLIAALYNHSGQQDRKERCIKAARRRAELVKGGFCGMMGDCGAAVGTGIFVSVVTGATPLSQEEWRLSNLVTARTLGEIALHGGPRCCKRNTFLALQSAVRFLDEEMHIRLPMPRIIRCRFSTRNAECLKEKCPFYPGV; via the coding sequence ATGCCCTCTCCTGCCACCGGCTGCCTCATCTGCGGCGCCCCCATCGAATACTTTACTGAGCCGGAGGAGATGGAATGCCTGTTCTGCAAAGAAAAACACCTCTCCTTCTCCCGGTGCGTGAATGGCCATTACGTCTGCGACCGCTGCCACAGGATGGGTGCCGATGACCTGATCGAGTCCACCACCATCCGGAGCACATCGGACAACCCCTTCGTCATCGCCGAACCGCTCCTGGAAAGTCCGGCCATCAAGATGCATGGCCCTGAACACCATTTCCTGGTCCCGGCGGTGTTAATCGCAGCGCTCTACAACCACTCCGGTCAGCAGGACCGGAAGGAGCGGTGCATCAAGGCAGCCCGTAGGCGAGCGGAGCTGGTGAAGGGGGGTTTCTGCGGGATGATGGGCGACTGCGGGGCGGCGGTGGGAACCGGTATCTTCGTGAGCGTGGTCACCGGGGCAACACCGCTTTCCCAGGAAGAGTGGCGGCTCTCGAACCTGGTCACGGCCCGCACGCTTGGGGAGATCGCACTGCATGGCGGCCCGCGCTGCTGCAAGCGAAACACCTTCCTCGCGCTCCAGTCAGCGGTCAGGTTCCTGGACGAGGAAATGCACATCAGACTGCCCATGCCAAGGATCATCCGTTGCCGGTTCAGCACCAGGAACGCGGAGTGCCTGAAGGAGAAGTGCCCCTTCTACCCGGGAGTGTGA
- the truA gene encoding tRNA pseudouridine(38-40) synthase TruA produces MEEVQAPDVSPVRLAFRTAYLGDRFAGSQLQAEDRTVDGEVIAACRRSELFSDPREARFLAAGRTDRGVHARWQVYAFSTPFPERAIAALPWQLPKDILLTGYAVVDPGFHPRYRALSRTYRYYFGRHDLDREAMDNAASRFAGRHDFSRFARIEDKDPVRTVLSCRVTEDHGLLCFEVTAESFLWHMVRYMASALLLVGGGKWDEGTIDRRLHGEETGPLSPAPPFGLILWEVDCGIAFEPLPGGGRSAQFVQEQGEYHAVMARICGLLP; encoded by the coding sequence ATGGAAGAAGTTCAAGCGCCGGATGTATCACCGGTAAGGCTCGCCTTCCGGACCGCATACCTCGGCGACCGGTTTGCCGGCTCGCAGCTCCAGGCCGAAGACCGGACGGTCGATGGAGAGGTCATCGCTGCCTGCCGGAGGTCGGAGCTCTTTTCCGATCCCCGGGAAGCACGGTTCCTCGCTGCCGGGAGGACCGACCGCGGGGTGCACGCCCGGTGGCAGGTCTACGCGTTCTCCACCCCTTTCCCGGAGCGGGCAATCGCCGCCCTTCCCTGGCAGCTCCCAAAGGACATCCTGCTCACCGGGTATGCGGTGGTTGATCCCGGTTTCCACCCCAGGTACCGGGCTTTGAGCCGGACCTACCGCTACTACTTCGGGAGGCACGACCTTGACCGGGAAGCGATGGACAACGCCGCATCGCGGTTTGCAGGGAGGCACGACTTCTCCCGGTTCGCCCGGATCGAAGACAAAGACCCGGTGCGGACCGTGCTCTCCTGCCGGGTAACGGAAGACCACGGGCTCCTCTGCTTCGAGGTGACCGCGGAGAGCTTTCTCTGGCACATGGTCCGGTACATGGCCTCCGCCCTGCTCCTCGTTGGAGGAGGGAAGTGGGACGAAGGCACCATCGACAGGCGGTTGCACGGCGAGGAGACCGGCCCGCTCTCCCCCGCCCCTCCGTTCGGGCTCATCCTCTGGGAGGTTGACTGCGGGATCGCCTTCGAGCCCCTCCCGGGGGGAGGCCGGTCCGCGCAGTTCGTGCAGGAACAGGGAGAATACCATGCGGTCATGGCGAGGATCTGCGGGCTGCTTCCCTGA
- the rfbC gene encoding dTDP-4-dehydrorhamnose 3,5-epimerase, with amino-acid sequence MTDKFRKIPTDLDGVTLIEPVVLSDGRGFFFESYNKREFEKIGIYTEYVQDNHSASEKGVIRGLHFQKKHPQEKLVRVVRGSIFDVVVDLRSNSPGFGRSAGVTLSAAGATIHIPAGFAHGFLALEENTHVLYKTSEFYYPEHDAGILWNDPQLKIHWPLEEYGIQKPIVSEKDRQLPRLSEIEPPFTFGGNQP; translated from the coding sequence ATGACGGATAAATTCAGGAAGATCCCTACTGACCTTGACGGTGTCACACTCATCGAGCCTGTTGTCCTTAGCGATGGCCGCGGATTTTTTTTCGAGTCCTACAACAAGAGGGAGTTCGAAAAGATTGGGATCTATACCGAATATGTCCAGGATAATCACTCTGCTTCTGAAAAGGGTGTGATTCGGGGGCTGCATTTCCAGAAAAAGCATCCTCAGGAGAAACTGGTCAGGGTTGTGAGAGGATCCATATTCGATGTGGTGGTTGATCTCAGGAGTAATTCACCAGGATTCGGGAGGTCTGCCGGGGTTACTCTGTCAGCGGCTGGGGCGACGATCCATATCCCGGCCGGGTTCGCCCACGGGTTTCTCGCCCTTGAAGAGAATACCCATGTGCTCTATAAGACCTCGGAGTTCTATTACCCGGAACATGATGCAGGCATCCTGTGGAACGACCCGCAATTGAAAATTCACTGGCCGCTAGAGGAATATGGCATCCAGAAGCCGATCGTTTCGGAAAAAGACCGGCAACTGCCACGACTGAGTGAAATTGAGCCTCCTTTTACTTTCGGAGGGAATCAGCCTTGA
- the rfbA gene encoding glucose-1-phosphate thymidylyltransferase RfbA, with protein sequence MKGIILAGGFGTRLYPLTRGVSKHLLPVYDKPLIYYPLSVLMLAGIREILIISTPRDIPAYEELLGDGSRLGIKFSYAVQENPGGLAEAFIIGEKFIGRDKVALILGDNIFYGQHFSALLRDAVQLDSGALIFGYYVKDPRAYGVVEFDSRGEPVSIEEKPQKPRSNYAIPGLYFYDNEVVRIAKTITPSKRGELEITDVNKEYLKKGALKVIPLGRGMAWLDAGTHRSLLEASNFIEAIQKRQGLYIACIEEIAFNLGYITRHQLKDLAESMNNTEYGSYLSELAGSDT encoded by the coding sequence ATGAAGGGGATTATTCTGGCTGGGGGATTCGGTACCCGTCTTTATCCGCTAACCAGGGGTGTATCGAAACACCTGCTCCCGGTGTATGACAAACCGCTCATCTATTATCCTCTTTCAGTGCTGATGCTTGCCGGGATCCGCGAAATCCTGATCATATCGACACCCCGCGATATCCCCGCATATGAAGAACTGCTGGGAGATGGAAGCCGGCTCGGAATTAAGTTCTCATATGCTGTCCAGGAAAATCCCGGAGGACTGGCGGAGGCGTTCATCATCGGTGAAAAATTCATCGGGAGGGACAAGGTTGCCCTGATCCTCGGAGATAACATCTTTTACGGGCAGCATTTCAGCGCACTACTCCGGGATGCAGTGCAGCTGGACAGCGGGGCACTGATATTCGGGTACTACGTGAAAGACCCCCGTGCCTACGGGGTCGTGGAATTCGATTCCCGGGGAGAACCGGTATCCATTGAGGAAAAACCCCAAAAACCGCGGTCGAATTACGCGATACCAGGACTCTATTTCTATGATAACGAGGTGGTCAGGATCGCGAAGACGATCACCCCTTCAAAAAGGGGCGAATTGGAGATTACCGATGTAAATAAGGAGTACCTGAAAAAGGGAGCCCTGAAGGTGATACCGCTTGGCAGAGGCATGGCATGGCTGGATGCAGGTACCCACCGCTCACTGCTTGAGGCATCCAATTTCATCGAAGCGATCCAGAAGAGACAGGGCCTTTATATCGCCTGTATCGAGGAAATTGCTTTTAACCTGGGATATATCACGAGGCACCAGCTCAAAGACCTGGCTGAAAGCATGAATAATACGGAATATGGAAGCTATTTAAGTGAACTTGCCGGAAGTGATACGTGA
- the gmd gene encoding GDP-mannose 4,6-dehydratase encodes MAHKKAFITGITGQDGSYLAELLLSKGYEVHGLIRRSSTFNTSRIDHIYVDPHVRGAQLFLHYGDLSDNEMISNVIYNICPDEIYHLGAQSHVRVSFDTPEYTGNVTGIGTTRLLECIRYQCATGIRFYQASSSEMFGSAPPPQSETTPFQPRSPYACAKLYAFWMTRNYREGYQLFASNGILFNHESPRRGETFVTRKITRAIARILGGKDRYLYLGNLDARRDWGYAPEYVECMWKILQQDTPGDFVIGTGETHSVKEFLEAAFAYTGLNVEEHVRIDHRYFRPTEVEVLIADPSRAETVLQWKPRIRFPELVKIMVDADLRIAGINPPGEGDEILARIYPDRWWKSD; translated from the coding sequence ATGGCACATAAAAAGGCATTCATCACGGGAATAACCGGCCAGGACGGGTCGTACCTGGCCGAGCTCCTGTTATCCAAAGGATATGAAGTACATGGCCTCATCCGACGATCATCGACCTTTAATACCAGCCGGATCGATCATATTTACGTCGATCCCCATGTGAGGGGTGCCCAGCTCTTCCTCCACTACGGGGACCTTTCAGACAACGAGATGATCTCCAATGTCATCTACAACATTTGCCCCGATGAGATCTACCATCTCGGGGCGCAGAGCCATGTCCGGGTAAGTTTTGACACTCCCGAATACACCGGAAACGTAACCGGAATCGGGACAACCCGTCTCCTCGAATGCATCCGGTACCAGTGCGCGACCGGGATCAGATTCTACCAGGCTTCCTCGAGCGAGATGTTCGGGTCTGCACCACCTCCCCAGAGTGAAACAACCCCGTTCCAGCCCCGGAGCCCCTACGCCTGCGCCAAGCTGTATGCCTTCTGGATGACCCGGAACTACCGGGAAGGATACCAACTCTTCGCCTCGAACGGCATCCTCTTCAACCACGAATCGCCGCGAAGGGGGGAAACGTTTGTCACCCGGAAGATAACCAGGGCGATTGCCCGGATCCTCGGGGGAAAGGATCGGTACCTGTATCTCGGCAACCTCGATGCACGACGTGATTGGGGCTATGCCCCCGAATACGTGGAGTGCATGTGGAAGATTCTCCAGCAGGACACTCCCGGTGACTTCGTGATCGGGACTGGCGAGACTCATTCGGTGAAGGAGTTCCTCGAGGCGGCATTCGCCTATACCGGTCTGAATGTTGAGGAGCATGTCCGCATCGATCACCGCTACTTCCGGCCAACCGAAGTGGAGGTATTGATCGCCGATCCTTCGCGTGCGGAAACGGTGCTCCAATGGAAACCCCGGATCAGGTTCCCCGAGCTCGTGAAGATCATGGTTGACGCCGATCTCAGGATTGCCGGGATAAACCCGCCCGGAGAAGGCGATGAAATCCTCGCCCGCATATATCCTGACCGGTGGTGGAAGTCCGATTAG
- a CDS encoding PHP domain-containing protein: MLACDLHVHTSFSKDGESSVEEVIRRAEAAGLDAIAITDHDTVQGALAALRVPTPLVIIPGIEISTRQGHLIALGITEKIPPGMDVMDTIALARQKGALLILPHPYHIWRHGVGRKLRAALFAVDAIEVFNSRYIVGSANIRAARMARRIGKPCVGGSDAHNARYIGFGRTLVDAERTVESILQAIREGKTIPAGKMTPLPSYTRQALRNTWKKFKRRMYHR; encoded by the coding sequence ATGCTCGCCTGCGACCTGCACGTCCATACCAGTTTTTCGAAAGACGGCGAGAGCAGCGTGGAGGAGGTCATCCGGCGGGCAGAAGCAGCGGGCCTCGATGCCATCGCCATCACCGACCATGACACCGTCCAGGGCGCCCTGGCCGCACTCCGTGTTCCCACCCCGCTGGTCATCATCCCGGGCATCGAAATCTCCACCCGGCAGGGACACCTGATAGCGCTCGGGATCACCGAGAAGATCCCCCCGGGGATGGACGTGATGGACACCATCGCCCTGGCCCGGCAGAAGGGAGCGCTCCTCATCCTCCCCCACCCCTACCACATCTGGCGGCACGGGGTGGGCAGGAAACTCCGTGCTGCTCTCTTTGCCGTGGACGCCATCGAGGTCTTCAACAGCCGCTACATCGTGGGATCGGCAAACATCAGGGCAGCGAGGATGGCCCGGCGTATCGGCAAGCCCTGCGTCGGGGGGTCCGATGCCCACAATGCCCGCTATATCGGGTTTGGCCGGACCCTGGTGGACGCCGAGCGGACCGTGGAATCGATCCTCCAGGCCATCCGGGAGGGGAAGACCATTCCTGCCGGGAAGATGACCCCCCTGCCGAGCTATACCCGGCAGGCTCTCAGGAACACATGGAAGAAGTTCAAGCGCCGGATGTATCACCGGTAA
- a CDS encoding YkgJ family cysteine cluster protein, whose product MKRSGIFGPLPGSPSCTLITAPAEFLVQAMATFTCTRCGKCCISLGRHIRIERSLSPVQHYVRNAISGEIMMVTIHPDKRALFSEKPGEGWCPFLRRDQDGLFSCTIYENRPAICRDFRCLTMVITGPDGTEAAQVVGKATIITRDTVLEELWNSLKKQVPAGDPGWLLHMQKGLVAQGYTLEPLT is encoded by the coding sequence GTGAAGCGCAGCGGTATTTTCGGACCGCTGCCAGGCTCCCCTTCCTGCACCTTGATTACGGCACCGGCAGAATTCCTGGTACAGGCCATGGCCACCTTCACCTGCACCCGGTGCGGGAAGTGCTGCATCAGCCTCGGGCGGCACATCCGGATCGAGCGGAGCCTCTCTCCGGTGCAGCACTACGTCCGGAACGCGATCTCAGGAGAGATCATGATGGTTACCATCCACCCGGATAAGCGCGCCCTCTTTTCAGAAAAGCCAGGGGAGGGGTGGTGCCCCTTCCTGCGCAGGGACCAGGACGGGCTTTTTTCCTGCACCATCTACGAGAACCGCCCGGCCATCTGCCGGGACTTCCGGTGCCTCACCATGGTCATAACCGGCCCGGACGGAACGGAAGCAGCCCAGGTCGTGGGAAAAGCCACCATCATCACCAGGGATACCGTCCTGGAAGAGCTGTGGAACAGCCTGAAAAAACAGGTGCCGGCGGGCGATCCGGGATGGCTCCTGCACATGCAAAAAGGACTGGTGGCGCAGGGCTATACCCTTGAGCCGCTGACCTGA